A single Sulfurimonas aquatica DNA region contains:
- the amrS gene encoding AmmeMemoRadiSam system radical SAM enzyme has translation MSSLAWLSKKLESEKVLCQACSHSCVLKEGEYGICGVRKVENGELQLLVYGLAAAINVDPVEKKPMFHFLPNTKAFSLGTVGCNLSCTFCQNYSISQYPKENAHQIAGRELSPQQIVDLAIQNGCDSIAYTYNEPIVFFEYTYDTAKLAHARGLKNIYVTSGYETKKAIDLLAPYIDGMNIDIKSFSNEFYKEICGAKLKPVLESVKYAKENGIWVEITTLIIPDKNDSMEELRSIANFIASVDNSIPWHISAFHPMYKMLDAPRTPFSTLKKAYDIGKEEGLKYIYLGNVDDEKRESTYCPKCNNGVIRRNGRIGEHVTNHLDENGVCPHCSYELEGVWK, from the coding sequence ATGTCAAGTTTAGCATGGCTTAGCAAAAAGTTAGAGAGTGAAAAAGTACTCTGTCAAGCCTGTTCTCACTCTTGTGTTCTAAAAGAGGGAGAGTATGGTATTTGTGGCGTTAGAAAAGTTGAAAATGGTGAACTACAACTCTTGGTCTATGGTTTAGCTGCAGCTATAAACGTAGATCCAGTTGAGAAGAAGCCGATGTTTCACTTTCTACCAAATACTAAGGCCTTTTCTTTAGGTACGGTTGGGTGTAATCTCTCATGTACTTTTTGTCAAAATTATTCGATTTCTCAGTATCCAAAAGAGAATGCTCATCAGATAGCGGGACGAGAACTCTCACCCCAACAAATAGTTGATTTAGCAATACAAAATGGGTGTGATTCTATAGCATACACCTATAATGAGCCAATAGTCTTTTTTGAATATACCTATGACACTGCAAAGCTAGCACATGCAAGAGGGCTTAAAAACATCTATGTTACTAGTGGCTACGAAACGAAAAAAGCGATTGATCTACTTGCTCCCTACATTGATGGGATGAACATAGATATAAAGTCCTTTTCAAATGAGTTTTATAAAGAGATTTGTGGAGCAAAACTCAAACCTGTTCTAGAGAGCGTAAAATATGCTAAAGAGAATGGGATATGGGTTGAGATAACGACTTTAATCATCCCTGATAAAAATGATTCTATGGAGGAGCTTCGCTCCATAGCAAACTTTATTGCTAGCGTTGATAACTCAATCCCTTGGCATATCTCAGCTTTTCATCCTATGTACAAGATGTTAGACGCTCCTAGAACGCCTTTTAGCACTCTTAAAAAAGCTTATGATATTGGCAAAGAAGAGGGTTTAAAATATATATACCTTGGAAATGTGGATGATGAAAAGCGTGAATCTACCTACTGTCCAAAGTGCAATAATGGCGTTATAAGAAGAAATGGAAGGATAGGGGAGCATGTTACTAACCATCTAGATGAGAATGGCGTTTGTCCCCACTGTTCTTATGAGTTAGAGGGAGTCTGGAAATAA
- a CDS encoding MBL fold metallo-hydrolase RNA specificity domain-containing protein has translation MPTVTSYGATQEVTGSCHILEVDGISIMIDCGMFQGEEEDQNQRPFAFDPSKIDYLLVTHAHLDHIGRIPKLVKEGFKGKIYATPATKDLAYIILMDSAKIMNEDFETKYKKAARKATEKKLQKPLYGPLDVQSTFNKEWVETEYDEYYEICEGVSVAYRNAGHILGAAFLEISYMQDGVSHTVVFSGDIGNDNNIVLPNLQKCKKADFLYVESTYGDRNHQPIESTIAEFKEVIIKTINAGGNVLIPSFAVERTQELLYILRDMHQKKELPKCQVFLDSPMATKATDVYHKYSEELNENCQENIKENGSVFDFEWLTYTEEPEESKAINDIDSRAIIIAGSGMCNGGRITRHFKHKIWESKNAIVFVGYQAMGTLGREIIEGAEWINIYNEDIIVKASIHTINGFSAHADQEGMIHWISKIKNLKKVFIIHGEKIAQQTFKEMITEKLHIDTHIVSYGEKNEL, from the coding sequence ATGCCAACAGTTACATCCTACGGAGCTACACAAGAGGTCACTGGATCTTGCCATATTTTAGAAGTTGATGGTATCTCCATCATGATAGATTGTGGTATGTTTCAAGGCGAAGAAGAGGATCAAAATCAAAGACCTTTTGCTTTTGATCCCTCAAAGATAGATTACCTCTTAGTCACACATGCTCACCTTGACCATATAGGTCGTATTCCAAAACTTGTAAAAGAGGGCTTTAAAGGCAAGATATACGCCACCCCCGCAACCAAAGACTTAGCCTATATCATTCTTATGGATAGCGCAAAAATCATGAATGAAGACTTTGAAACAAAGTATAAAAAAGCGGCTCGAAAAGCCACAGAGAAAAAACTACAAAAACCACTCTATGGCCCTCTCGACGTTCAAAGCACATTCAACAAAGAGTGGGTAGAGACAGAGTACGATGAGTATTATGAAATTTGCGAGGGAGTTAGTGTTGCTTACCGTAACGCTGGGCATATCCTCGGTGCAGCTTTTTTAGAGATTTCTTACATGCAAGATGGCGTTTCTCATACGGTAGTTTTCTCAGGCGATATTGGAAATGACAACAACATTGTGCTTCCAAATTTGCAAAAGTGTAAAAAAGCGGATTTTTTATATGTTGAGTCTACTTATGGCGATAGAAACCATCAACCAATAGAATCAACCATAGCCGAATTTAAAGAAGTGATCATCAAAACAATAAATGCAGGTGGAAATGTTTTAATCCCCTCTTTTGCGGTTGAGAGAACACAAGAGTTGCTCTACATTTTACGCGATATGCATCAGAAAAAAGAGCTGCCAAAGTGCCAAGTGTTTCTAGATAGTCCTATGGCTACAAAAGCTACAGACGTTTATCATAAGTACTCTGAAGAGTTAAATGAAAACTGCCAAGAAAACATCAAAGAGAATGGTTCTGTATTTGACTTTGAATGGCTTACTTACACTGAAGAGCCAGAAGAGTCAAAAGCCATCAACGACATAGACTCAAGAGCAATCATAATAGCCGGTAGCGGTATGTGCAATGGTGGAAGAATCACCCGTCACTTTAAACACAAAATCTGGGAGAGTAAAAACGCCATAGTTTTTGTTGGGTACCAAGCAATGGGAACTTTAGGCAGAGAGATTATTGAGGGTGCTGAGTGGATAAATATTTACAATGAAGACATTATTGTAAAAGCTTCCATACATACTATAAATGGCTTTTCAGCGCATGCTGACCAAGAGGGTATGATTCACTGGATTTCAAAGATTAAAAATCTTAAAAAAGTATTTATTATTCATGGAGAAAAGATAGCCCAACAAACTTTTAAAGAGATGATAACAGAAAAATTACATATAGATACTCATATTGTCTCATATGGTGAGAAAAATGAACTCTAA
- a CDS encoding type II toxin-antitoxin system HipA family toxin has product MKDSSLKVYINKELSGNLAYEDEQYVFNYLDNSTSVVSLTMPIRKSSWNSKKLHPIFEMNMPEGSLKEAIKNHFAKIQEMDDINFLKLIGPYMLGRVKFNFLSEESERLKLDDILKNTKTDLFEELMQKYAIRSGVSGVQPKLLLTAQNKNTMKFEHYIVKSWEKTYPQLALNEYFCMRAVVNAGLDTPDFYLSEDLSMFIMKRFDIKDDESYLGFEDMCVLTARGTDEKYNGSYEEVVRVIKDVVSPQTRKKALKDFFTALIMNHLLRNGDGHLKNYGVLYEDDYQDARLAPIYDVITTTVYIKNDIPALKLSGGKLWWKEKTYKTFAKQSCGLSQKEYEEIIATCIEAVKITKDEIDKYQSSDEEVEAFLENLKNCWEEVV; this is encoded by the coding sequence ATGAAAGATAGCAGCTTAAAAGTCTATATCAATAAAGAACTCTCTGGTAACTTAGCTTATGAAGATGAGCAATATGTTTTTAATTATCTAGATAATTCTACCTCTGTGGTATCTTTAACGATGCCTATACGCAAATCAAGCTGGAACTCAAAAAAACTCCATCCAATTTTTGAGATGAATATGCCAGAGGGTTCTTTAAAAGAGGCAATAAAAAACCACTTTGCAAAAATCCAAGAGATGGATGATATTAATTTTTTAAAGTTAATCGGTCCCTATATGCTTGGTCGTGTAAAGTTTAACTTTTTAAGTGAAGAAAGCGAGAGATTAAAGTTAGATGATATATTAAAAAATACTAAAACAGACCTCTTTGAAGAGTTAATGCAAAAATATGCAATTCGCTCAGGAGTATCAGGTGTTCAGCCAAAGCTACTTCTCACAGCCCAAAACAAAAATACAATGAAGTTTGAGCATTACATAGTTAAGTCATGGGAGAAAACATATCCACAACTTGCACTTAACGAGTACTTTTGTATGAGAGCGGTTGTAAATGCTGGTCTTGATACACCAGATTTTTATCTAAGTGAAGATCTTTCAATGTTTATAATGAAACGGTTTGACATAAAAGATGATGAATCATATTTAGGCTTTGAAGATATGTGTGTACTTACTGCTAGAGGGACTGATGAGAAATATAATGGTAGTTATGAAGAGGTAGTAAGAGTTATAAAAGATGTAGTTAGTCCACAAACAAGAAAAAAAGCATTAAAAGACTTTTTTACAGCACTTATAATGAATCATCTTTTAAGAAATGGAGACGGACACTTAAAGAACTACGGTGTATTGTATGAAGATGATTATCAGGATGCAAGACTAGCACCTATATATGATGTAATAACTACAACCGTATATATTAAAAATGACATACCTGCTTTGAAACTCAGTGGTGGAAAACTTTGGTGGAAGGAAAAAACATATAAAACTTTTGCTAAACAGAGTTGTGGCCTATCTCAAAAAGAGTATGAAGAGATAATAGCAACTTGTATAGAAGCTGTAAAAATTACAAAAGATGAGATAGATAAGTATCAATCAAGTGATGAAGAGGTAGAAGCTTTTTTAGAGAATCTAAAGAACTGCTGGGAAGAAGTCGTTTAA
- a CDS encoding helix-turn-helix domain-containing protein, whose translation MTLNELGLEIKSLRKSKKWSQDDLENYSGITKRTISKIENGFVDEVGIKKVETILDLLGYELNIRMKGRPKTLEELQDER comes from the coding sequence ATGACACTTAATGAGTTAGGTTTAGAGATAAAATCTTTAAGAAAGAGTAAAAAATGGTCCCAAGATGATTTAGAGAACTACTCTGGTATCACTAAAAGGACTATAAGCAAGATAGAAAATGGTTTTGTAGATGAAGTTGGTATCAAAAAAGTTGAGACTATTTTAGATCTTCTCGGCTATGAGCTTAATATAAGAATGAAAGGTAGACCAAAAACATTAGAAGAGTTGCAAGATGAAAGATAG
- a CDS encoding desulfoferrodoxin family protein, with protein sequence MNRREAIKLSTIAALGVAVTASAKEAPYMNRMEMTPKDPKKLAPGELKHTPQITLGTKDSKGYTLVEITVGQGGIIHPSTPAHWIDFISLSADGKKVGTSTLEAEISRGTASFSVKLDGVKTLSAKAGCNLHGIWSSSLKV encoded by the coding sequence ATGAACAGAAGAGAAGCTATAAAATTATCTACAATCGCTGCACTTGGTGTTGCAGTAACAGCTAGTGCTAAAGAGGCTCCATATATGAACCGTATGGAAATGACTCCAAAAGATCCAAAAAAACTAGCGCCTGGTGAACTTAAACATACGCCACAGATAACTCTAGGCACAAAAGATTCTAAGGGTTATACTTTAGTAGAAATCACAGTTGGACAAGGTGGAATTATTCACCCAAGTACTCCAGCGCACTGGATTGACTTTATCTCTTTATCCGCTGATGGGAAAAAAGTAGGAACTTCTACACTAGAAGCTGAAATCTCTCGTGGAACTGCATCATTTAGTGTTAAACTAGATGGCGTTAAAACTCTTAGTGCTAAAGCTGGATGTAACCTACACGGTATCTGGAGTAGCTCTTTAAAAGTTTAA
- a CDS encoding bifunctional protein-serine/threonine kinase/phosphatase → MKKKLAVSVSEYSDKGVKEINQDFHDVLIPKEPQLTSKGIAIALADGISSSAVSQVASKTAVTSFLSDYFSTPETWSVNKSAQRVINATNSWLYSQSKQGQYHYDKNRGYVCTLSAMVLRSTTAHIFHIGDSRIYRLRDAELELLTDDHRIWVSSEKSYLSRALGIDSHIYLDYKSFQVQENDVYLFMTDGVYEFLEEKFIISSVIDNSDSFEKIADILGKHAYANKSDDNITVQLVRVDSLPDREINEITQELTNKPFAPILSERESFDGYTIVRELSGTSRSHVYLAIDDDTNEQVVIKTPSLEFQDDKAYLERFMMEEWIAIRINNTNVAKSYLASRQRNYIYIVTEYIEGQTLTQWMIDNPNPDMESVRLMAEQIARGIQAFHRLEMIHQDLRPENVLIDKNGAVKIIDFGSTRVEGISDINSFIEQENLQGTAQYSAPEYFIGESGTASSDVFSLGVIVYQMISGKLPYGVEVARYKTKKEQRKLKYTHLYSDEKNIPIWIEETLKKALQVNPYYRYNELSEFIYDLRHPNSEFLKNSRPPLLERNPLLLWKSISFILTLIIFVLITK, encoded by the coding sequence ATGAAAAAAAAACTTGCAGTATCAGTTAGCGAGTACTCCGACAAGGGAGTAAAAGAGATAAATCAAGATTTTCATGATGTTTTAATCCCAAAAGAACCCCAACTTACAAGTAAAGGCATTGCAATCGCCTTAGCTGATGGCATAAGTAGTAGTGCTGTGAGCCAAGTCGCTAGTAAAACCGCCGTTACGTCATTTTTGAGCGATTATTTCTCAACACCAGAGACATGGAGTGTAAATAAATCAGCCCAAAGAGTCATTAACGCTACAAACTCTTGGCTGTACTCACAAAGCAAGCAGGGCCAATACCATTATGATAAGAACAGAGGTTATGTCTGTACTTTAAGTGCGATGGTTCTTCGCTCGACTACAGCACATATATTTCATATTGGGGACTCACGAATATATCGTCTTAGAGACGCGGAGCTTGAACTACTCACGGACGATCATCGCATTTGGGTTTCAAGTGAGAAAAGTTATCTCTCTCGCGCTTTAGGAATTGATTCACATATCTATCTTGATTATAAGAGTTTTCAAGTTCAAGAAAATGATGTATATCTCTTTATGACCGATGGCGTTTACGAGTTTCTTGAAGAAAAATTTATAATAAGTTCAGTAATAGACAACAGTGATAGTTTTGAAAAAATAGCAGATATCCTAGGTAAGCATGCCTATGCAAATAAGAGTGACGACAACATAACGGTACAACTTGTTAGAGTTGATTCTTTACCCGATAGAGAGATAAATGAAATAACGCAAGAGCTTACCAACAAACCATTTGCTCCGATACTGAGTGAAAGAGAGTCCTTTGATGGTTACACAATTGTACGTGAACTTAGTGGTACAAGCAGAAGTCATGTCTACTTGGCCATTGATGATGATACAAACGAGCAAGTCGTTATAAAAACACCATCTTTAGAGTTTCAAGATGACAAGGCTTATCTAGAGAGATTTATGATGGAGGAGTGGATCGCCATTCGTATAAATAATACAAATGTGGCCAAATCATATCTCGCTTCTCGACAGCGTAACTATATCTATATTGTCACAGAGTATATAGAAGGACAAACGCTAACGCAATGGATGATTGATAATCCGAATCCAGATATGGAGAGTGTGCGTTTAATGGCTGAACAAATCGCTAGAGGCATTCAAGCCTTTCATAGACTCGAGATGATCCATCAAGACTTACGTCCAGAAAATGTTCTCATAGATAAAAATGGTGCTGTTAAAATCATAGACTTTGGCTCAACAAGAGTTGAAGGGATCTCTGATATAAACTCTTTTATAGAACAAGAAAACCTTCAAGGAACAGCACAGTACTCAGCTCCTGAGTATTTTATAGGAGAGAGTGGCACTGCATCTAGCGATGTCTTCTCACTTGGCGTTATAGTTTACCAGATGATAAGCGGTAAACTTCCCTATGGAGTGGAAGTAGCCAGATATAAAACAAAAAAAGAGCAACGAAAACTAAAGTACACTCATCTTTACTCTGATGAGAAGAACATACCGATATGGATAGAAGAGACTCTTAAAAAAGCGCTTCAAGTCAATCCATATTATCGTTATAATGAACTCTCAGAATTTATTTATGATTTACGTCATCCTAACTCTGAGTTTTTAAAAAATAGCCGTCCACCACTATTAGAGAGGAATCCTCTTCTCTTATGGAAAAGTATCTCATTTATTTTAACTTTAATAATTTTCGTTTTAATTACCAAGTGA